The following proteins are encoded in a genomic region of Methanobacterium sp.:
- a CDS encoding helix-turn-helix domain-containing protein, which translates to MKTVTKSYKYRIYPNKEQQDILEFNMGSARFVFNHVKAMYELYRKQAVEYGLKPVYANKKLFNSILNDLKKHHPFLKEANSTALQKAYDDLISAYKMVGKGNGGVKFKSRKNPVQSFRTLNAEIVDGKLKLPKINTLISMKYSRKVRGDILSATISRNNSNQYFVSFNVKNSPVKQLKKN; encoded by the coding sequence ATGAAAACCGTAACTAAATCCTATAAATATAGAATATATCCGAATAAAGAGCAACAGGATATATTAGAATTTAACATGGGCAGCGCACGCTTTGTTTTCAACCATGTTAAAGCCATGTATGAACTATATAGAAAACAGGCAGTGGAATATGGTTTAAAACCAGTATATGCAAACAAAAAACTGTTCAATAGCATATTAAATGATTTAAAGAAGCATCATCCATTTTTAAAAGAAGCTAACAGCACAGCCCTTCAAAAAGCATATGATGACCTTATTTCTGCCTATAAAATGGTGGGTAAAGGAAATGGAGGGGTGAAATTTAAATCCCGTAAAAATCCCGTACAATCATTCAGAACCTTAAACGCTGAAATAGTGGATGGGAAATTGAAACTACCCAAAATTAATACTTTAATCTCTATGAAATATAGTAGAAAAGTTCGTGGAGACATATTAAGTGCAACTATCAGTAGAAACAACTCTAACCAGTACTTCGTAAGTTTTAATGTTAAAAACAGCCCTGTTAAACAGCTAAAAAAAAACTAA
- a CDS encoding RNA-guided endonuclease TnpB family protein, translating to MNDFLHKTTTQIVQEFDKIYIGNVNSQLGLKNKHLAKTTADQHWYEFKRQLQYKSDWYNKHFKVVNEKYTSKTCSNCGHVTEVLDLNIRRWICPKCNIEHDRDINAAYNMKTLNDKQRHSRFFLTVGTTGLAFEKINKD from the coding sequence ATAAATGATTTTCTACATAAAACAACAACACAAATAGTACAAGAATTTGATAAAATCTATATTGGAAATGTGAACAGCCAATTAGGATTAAAAAATAAACATTTAGCAAAGACTACAGCAGATCAACACTGGTACGAATTCAAGCGACAACTACAATATAAGTCTGATTGGTATAATAAACATTTTAAAGTTGTTAATGAAAAATACACTTCTAAAACTTGCAGTAATTGTGGACATGTTACAGAAGTTTTGGATTTGAATATTCGCAGATGGATATGTCCCAAATGCAATATAGAACATGATAGGGACATAAACGCTGCATATAATATGAAAACCTTGAATGACAAACAACGTCATTCAAGGTTTTTTCTAACCGTGGGAACCACGGGGCTTGCCTTTGAAAAAATCAACAAGGATTGA
- a CDS encoding DUF3147 domain-containing protein, with the protein MIFETLKYVIYFILGGLIVVLATYFGIERKGLMAAFFAMFPFVTAFTMFTIYSAAGSEAVINYLKGLLLLTPVWVSYLLIILYLVPKYGFWISMTMGVLIYLLIALIFILKY; encoded by the coding sequence ATGATATTTGAAACTTTAAAATATGTGATATACTTCATTTTAGGCGGTTTAATTGTGGTATTAGCCACATACTTCGGAATTGAGAGGAAAGGATTGATGGCAGCATTTTTTGCCATGTTTCCATTTGTAACAGCTTTTACAATGTTTACAATATATTCTGCAGCAGGTTCAGAAGCTGTTATTAATTATTTAAAAGGATTACTTTTACTTACACCTGTATGGGTCAGTTACTTACTGATCATTCTTTATTTAGTTCCAAAATATGGGTTCTGGATTTCAATGACAATGGGAGTACTTATTTATTTGCTAATTGCCTTAATTTTCATTTTAAAATACTAA
- a CDS encoding DedA family protein, which yields MISIVDYVSQIAIHLIEYLGYWGVFLGMLVESACIPLPSEVIMPFAGYVVWEGKMTLPGITIAGVLGNLAGSWIAYFVGLKGGRPFLEKYGKYFFISHRKLDLAHNWFERYGHEAVFISRMLPIIRTFISLPAGIAEMNFKKFTIYTVSGCIPWVLFLGYVGVMLGPHWKTIREYFHILDIFMGIGIAAVIIYIIYYYQGKDHD from the coding sequence ATGATAAGTATTGTTGATTATGTAAGTCAAATAGCAATTCATCTTATTGAGTATTTGGGATATTGGGGTGTTTTTCTGGGAATGCTTGTAGAAAGTGCCTGCATTCCACTTCCAAGTGAAGTAATAATGCCTTTTGCAGGATATGTTGTTTGGGAAGGTAAAATGACCCTTCCAGGAATAACAATTGCTGGCGTTCTTGGAAATTTAGCTGGCTCATGGATAGCATATTTTGTGGGATTAAAAGGTGGAAGGCCATTTTTAGAAAAATATGGTAAATATTTCTTTATAAGCCACAGAAAACTTGATCTGGCCCACAACTGGTTTGAAAGATATGGTCACGAGGCAGTTTTTATAAGCAGAATGCTGCCAATTATACGAACTTTCATTTCTCTTCCTGCAGGTATAGCTGAAATGAACTTCAAAAAATTCACAATTTATACTGTTTCAGGTTGTATTCCATGGGTTCTTTTTTTAGGATATGTAGGAGTGATGTTAGGACCACACTGGAAAACAATAAGGGAATATTTCCATATTCTGGACATATTTATGGGAATAGGAATTGCGGCGGTTATTATTTACATCATATACTATTATCAGGGTAAGGATCATGATTAA
- a CDS encoding DUF2206 domain-containing protein: protein MRILKLHNLGNIRSVLYAAGLGITGTMLTGFLVNMIFPLFGILKPLSIIPLIGAMTLYVIILAFLSYIIDRDFNNPSFIDTEDLLSPLTLFLCIIPFLAIFGSYSVNFYNNNMISMLLFALIAVIVSLAGFNKIPEKFYPFIVWIISISLLYASTLISTYIWGWDIQNEYFLANMAFNNSYWDFNFADAYNAMLSVVILGPLYSIFTSMDLVYVFKIIYPFLFSLVPLGLYKLFKEQTSSKIAFLASFLFVSFSSFFMLLPSAGRGMIAELFLILLLLLIFSERNKSLMVLLVIFSLGLVISHYSLTYFFLFVLITSFILLIIYYIYKWFMKSTGEDFIFTMKILRSRINLFIIASIALFAYLWYGFLAGGMALKGFTDLLNVAKVDVFNNMDINSGLITGFLFILVLFLAALRFRKNKIKGGSGLLNSLIDPVLESKSKYLLAAVLSVIILVVMAFLVGNPQTWIVAVQRYLNFTLVFFTLTGLILAFLNIYRVNKEYFALSIVAMVILITGIFFPIFESSFNITRIFQITFIFLSPFCIIGGIIVFKSIIKSLGIDISYEKPLKLFSIFLVFFMLFNTGFFAILTNTSIPVHLSSESDIFPRFNQHETSGAQWLYKHNAGGNIYGDEHGVLLFKRYFYYVPDLSLYKGENNSYIFSRKFNRENVFLLTIERGSKEKTKVYKDMSDLIHRKTKIYDNGGAGVYYG from the coding sequence TTGAGAATACTGAAATTACACAATTTAGGTAATATTAGATCAGTTTTATATGCTGCCGGGCTTGGAATTACAGGTACCATGCTTACTGGATTTTTAGTGAACATGATTTTTCCTTTGTTTGGAATTTTAAAACCATTATCCATCATTCCTTTAATTGGTGCAATGACTCTTTATGTGATAATTCTGGCTTTTTTAAGCTATATTATAGATAGAGATTTTAATAATCCTTCTTTTATAGACACTGAAGATTTATTATCTCCATTAACTCTGTTTCTTTGTATAATTCCATTTTTGGCCATATTTGGATCATATTCTGTTAATTTTTACAATAATAACATGATTTCGATGCTTTTATTTGCACTGATTGCTGTTATAGTCAGTCTTGCAGGATTTAATAAAATTCCAGAGAAATTTTATCCATTTATAGTCTGGATAATCTCCATTTCACTGCTATATGCAAGTACATTAATTTCAACATATATATGGGGGTGGGATATACAAAACGAGTATTTTCTGGCTAATATGGCCTTCAATAATTCTTACTGGGACTTCAATTTTGCGGACGCCTATAATGCAATGTTAAGCGTTGTAATACTTGGACCACTTTATTCTATTTTCACAAGTATGGATCTGGTTTATGTTTTTAAGATAATCTACCCTTTTTTATTTTCATTAGTACCCTTAGGACTTTATAAGTTGTTTAAAGAGCAGACAAGTTCTAAAATAGCGTTTTTAGCATCTTTCTTATTTGTATCATTCAGTTCATTTTTTATGTTACTGCCTTCTGCTGGAAGAGGGATGATTGCAGAGCTATTTTTAATTTTACTTTTATTGCTGATTTTCAGTGAAAGAAATAAAAGTTTAATGGTTTTACTGGTTATATTTAGTTTAGGATTGGTGATTTCGCATTATTCATTAACATATTTCTTCCTTTTTGTTTTAATCACTTCTTTCATATTATTAATCATTTATTATATATACAAATGGTTCATGAAGTCTACAGGTGAAGATTTTATCTTTACAATGAAAATATTAAGGTCAAGGATCAATCTTTTTATCATAGCTTCAATTGCGTTGTTTGCATATTTATGGTATGGATTTCTGGCAGGAGGAATGGCTCTTAAAGGATTTACAGACCTTTTAAATGTTGCTAAAGTGGATGTTTTTAATAATATGGACATAAACTCGGGTTTGATAACAGGTTTTTTATTTATTTTAGTTCTATTTTTGGCTGCATTAAGATTTAGAAAAAATAAAATAAAAGGAGGATCAGGTCTTTTAAACAGTTTGATCGATCCAGTTTTAGAGTCTAAAAGCAAATACCTTTTAGCAGCAGTTTTAAGCGTAATAATACTTGTTGTAATGGCATTTTTAGTGGGAAACCCACAAACATGGATTGTGGCAGTCCAGAGATATTTAAATTTTACGCTTGTTTTTTTCACATTAACAGGTCTAATACTGGCTTTTTTAAATATTTATAGAGTTAATAAAGAATATTTTGCACTTTCTATTGTAGCAATGGTAATTTTAATAACCGGTATTTTCTTCCCTATTTTTGAAAGTTCTTTTAATATTACAAGAATATTCCAGATAACTTTCATCTTTCTATCCCCATTTTGTATAATTGGAGGTATAATAGTTTTTAAATCAATAATCAAATCTTTAGGCATTGACATATCTTATGAAAAGCCTTTAAAATTATTTTCCATATTTCTGGTTTTTTTTATGCTGTTTAATACTGGATTTTTCGCTATTTTAACAAATACTTCTATTCCAGTCCATTTAAGCAGTGAATCAGATATTTTTCCAAGATTTAATCAGCATGAAACTTCAGGTGCTCAATGGCTGTATAAGCATAATGCTGGTGGAAATATTTATGGAGATGAGCATGGAGTGCTATTATTTAAAAGATACTTCTATTATGTTCCTGATCTTTCTCTTTATAAAGGTGAAAATAACTCCTATATTTTCTCCAGAAAATTTAACCGGGAAAATGTCTTCTTATTAACAATAGAAAGAGGTTCTAAGGAAAAAACAAAGGTCTATAAGGATATGAGTGATTTAATCCATAGAAAAACTAAAATATATGATAATGGTGGAGCAGGAGTTTATTATGGCTAA
- a CDS encoding DUF1616 domain-containing protein, which produces MNFDRKISLILIIMLIAAVAATIYIIVNPNPGEKFTEFYILGTDGKAGNYPSNLTAGQTGNLTVGIVNHEQSTVTYNLVIKLNDKQLKNENITVLNNEKKEIPFSFRASAGANQKLEFLLYKLPDNSAVYRSLNLNVNVK; this is translated from the coding sequence ATGAATTTTGACAGAAAAATTTCCTTAATCTTAATAATTATGCTTATAGCTGCAGTTGCAGCCACAATATACATAATTGTCAATCCCAATCCCGGCGAAAAATTCACAGAGTTTTATATATTAGGAACTGATGGTAAGGCAGGAAATTATCCCAGTAATTTAACTGCTGGCCAAACTGGAAACCTTACTGTAGGTATAGTGAATCATGAGCAGTCCACAGTAACCTATAACCTGGTTATTAAACTGAATGATAAACAACTGAAAAATGAAAATATTACAGTTTTAAATAATGAAAAAAAAGAAATTCCATTTTCATTCAGGGCTTCAGCAGGTGCTAATCAGAAGTTAGAGTTTTTACTGTACAAATTACCGGATAATAGTGCAGTATATCGTTCTCTTAATTTAAATGTGAACGTAAAATAA
- a CDS encoding SDR family oxidoreductase, producing MRNKKVVVTGGLGFIGSHIVERLNNDNEVFIVDDQSSGKIENIKDLDFTKIDTTLGSITSINLEEIFEGGDYLFHLAADTSVPQSVDNPLHCNEVNITGTLRVLEAAKNVGIKKVVFSSSSAVYGETESLPISEDTPLNPLSPYAVSKAAGELYCNVFSEIYDLPTVALRYFNVFGPRQDPDSQYAAVIPNFIEKMIKNERPVIYGDGEQTRDFISVKQVVEANILAAESKETGVFNIGLGKSTSVNQLFEMIKEILEKDIEPVYEKERAGDIKHSVADISKAKSFGFDPDDDFKDDLKETIDWFIKEKN from the coding sequence ATGAGAAATAAGAAAGTTGTGGTCACTGGTGGACTTGGATTTATCGGTTCTCACATAGTTGAAAGGCTGAATAATGACAATGAAGTCTTTATTGTAGATGATCAGTCTTCTGGAAAGATAGAAAATATCAAAGACCTCGATTTTACAAAAATAGACACTACCTTAGGTAGTATAACATCTATTAATCTTGAAGAAATATTTGAAGGCGGAGATTATCTTTTCCACCTTGCAGCAGATACCAGCGTTCCCCAAAGTGTTGATAATCCTCTTCACTGTAATGAAGTAAACATAACAGGAACTTTAAGAGTCCTTGAAGCAGCTAAGAATGTTGGAATCAAAAAAGTAGTGTTTTCATCATCATCTGCAGTTTATGGAGAAACAGAATCCTTACCAATTAGCGAGGACACTCCTCTTAATCCTTTATCACCTTATGCAGTTTCAAAAGCTGCTGGAGAACTTTATTGTAATGTATTTTCTGAAATATACGATCTTCCAACTGTGGCGCTTAGATACTTCAACGTTTTTGGGCCAAGACAGGACCCTGATTCGCAATACGCTGCAGTAATTCCCAATTTCATTGAAAAAATGATTAAAAATGAAAGACCAGTGATATATGGGGATGGAGAGCAGACCAGGGATTTTATTTCAGTAAAACAAGTTGTTGAAGCAAATATACTTGCAGCAGAATCTAAAGAGACAGGAGTGTTTAATATTGGTCTTGGGAAGAGCACCAGCGTTAACCAGCTCTTTGAAATGATAAAAGAAATACTGGAGAAAGATATCGAACCTGTATACGAAAAGGAACGTGCTGGGGATATTAAGCATTCAGTTGCAGATATATCTAAGGCTAAATCTTTTGGATTTGATCCTGATGATGATTTTAAGGATGATCTAAAAGAAACTATTGATTGGTTCATTAAAGAGAAGAATTAA
- a CDS encoding GDP-mannose 4,6-dehydratase encodes MNWEDKNVLITGIAGFAGSYLAEELLNKEANVFGLVRGRADGIKSKNLIDRGINNDVNLIGGDLTDITSLANALDKSQPEFIFHLAAQSFVPRSFENSLETQQINCIGTANLLDAVKIKDMDSKIIFAGSSEEYGLVIASKEHYMHAKKEYGTIFPEPESIPEVPIKETNPLRPMSPYAVSKVYGDHLMRNYYHSYGVKTVVSRAFNHEGAGRGPMFVTSVIVNQIMKLKFGEVDKITIGNVNAFRDWSHVKDVVNGYITLAEKGKAGEVYNQGSMRTNSVLSYILLGLEEAGWNIEKIETINGEKTINNPTETDRTPIYGINFEKTKVDRMILEGELEYTITDKGINAGTDKGKVVIEFNPDRFRPAEVPILLADTEKIQKIGVKTEYKLNDIVKDQLNYFLKKENRI; translated from the coding sequence ATGAATTGGGAAGACAAAAATGTTTTAATAACAGGTATTGCAGGTTTTGCAGGATCTTACCTGGCAGAAGAACTATTAAATAAAGAAGCGAATGTTTTTGGGTTGGTTAGAGGAAGAGCTGATGGGATAAAATCCAAAAATTTGATAGACCGTGGCATTAATAATGATGTTAATTTAATTGGTGGAGATTTAACTGATATAACATCACTTGCAAATGCTTTAGATAAATCACAACCAGAATTCATATTCCACTTGGCTGCTCAATCATTTGTCCCAAGATCATTTGAAAATTCACTTGAAACACAACAAATAAACTGTATAGGAACTGCAAACCTCTTAGATGCAGTGAAAATAAAAGATATGGATTCAAAAATCATTTTTGCAGGATCCAGCGAAGAATACGGACTTGTAATAGCATCCAAAGAACACTACATGCATGCAAAAAAAGAGTATGGGACAATATTCCCAGAACCTGAAAGCATTCCAGAAGTACCCATAAAAGAAACCAACCCACTACGCCCAATGTCTCCATATGCAGTCTCCAAAGTCTATGGGGATCACTTAATGAGGAACTATTATCATTCTTATGGAGTAAAAACTGTAGTATCACGTGCTTTTAATCATGAAGGGGCTGGAAGAGGACCTATGTTCGTCACATCTGTCATTGTTAACCAAATAATGAAATTGAAATTTGGAGAAGTGGATAAAATTACTATTGGTAACGTAAATGCATTTAGAGATTGGTCACACGTGAAAGACGTTGTAAACGGATACATAACACTTGCAGAAAAAGGTAAAGCAGGTGAAGTCTATAATCAAGGCTCTATGAGAACCAACTCAGTACTAAGCTACATATTACTGGGTTTAGAAGAAGCAGGATGGAACATAGAAAAAATAGAAACCATTAATGGAGAAAAAACAATTAATAATCCTACAGAAACAGACAGAACCCCAATATATGGAATCAATTTCGAAAAAACAAAAGTAGACAGAATGATTCTTGAAGGAGAATTAGAGTATACAATAACGGATAAAGGAATAAATGCAGGAACTGATAAAGGAAAAGTTGTGATAGAATTTAATCCTGACAGATTCAGGCCTGCTGAAGTTCCCATTTTACTTGCTGATACTGAAAAGATTCAAAAAATTGGAGTTAAAACAGAATATAAATTAAATGATATTGTAAAGGATCAATTAAACTATTTCCTAAAAAAGGAGAATAGAATTTAA
- a CDS encoding transglutaminase domain-containing protein produces MLLIFSIVFGLNCIYAINETQIENTTNLTIEKTTAELNDSSTNSNHTINSTSTSENTTNSSNSTETSDTAAGEDSYTNVQGIWLSTSDVGNVNVTALVNANVTDIFVKANLISNPTYQNILTTVIQKFTGTGIRIHAWITCFKDTNGNWINPANETQRTFLLSKITDIVSNYNIDGIQLDYVRYPGTAYKHDGTAVITSFVKDVYNTVKGIKAKVAISAAVMPERSQNGYYYGQDYAKLAPYLDFIVPMIYKGNYKQDTEWIGSTAKWIAQNFGGKPVLAGIQTYESDNDITKLPADELQNDINSAIENGASGYVLFRYGLIDSAFFTSQNGTAFTIDQMLTAASWVKNYVDTNRKLPDYVTINGVNVGMPSFLKLLTTATLNIQNNDLNSVLYLYNCIKGAMPRDDLNSGNMSQAEYLKLAGMIKSFMDKNGVAPEFYENGSLGRFLGYENMIYMYSSILSSYKTNNTLPNGIPVKPWKIVTSVNFTLNDVLTAASWVKNYVDTNRKLPDYVTINGVNVGMPSFLKLLTTATLNIQNNDLNSVLYLYNCIKGAMPRDDLNSGNMSQAEYLKLAGMIKSFMDKNGVAPEFYENGSLGRFLGYENMIYMYSSILSSYKTNNTLPNGIPVKPWKIVTSVNFTLNDVLTAASWVKNYVDTNRKLPDYVTINGVNVGMPSFLKLLTTATLNIQNNDLNSVLYLYNCIKGAMPRDDLNSGNMSQAEYLKLAGMIKSFMDKNGVAPEFYENGSLGRFLGYENMIYMYSSILSSYKTNNTLPNGIPVKPWKIVTSVNFTLNDVLTAASWVKNYVDTNRKLPDYVTINGVNVGMPSFLKLLTTATLNIQNNDLNSVLYLYNCIKGAMPRDDLNSGNMSQAEYLKLAGMIKSFMDKNGVAPEFYENGSLGRFLGYENMIYMYSKVLDYYSQNNTLPSSVKLDKWIYTLFDVPNDLIAYTQPSNNCQSDNPAIIALANSLIANANSARNAAENIFNWVRDKISYSFYANTKRGAVRTLNDRTGNCVDQTHLLIALSRAAGIPAKYMHGTCTFFTSGNTYGHVWAEVWVNGRWYSVDTTSSRNTFGVIKNWNTKTVVMKGKGEHVSLPF; encoded by the coding sequence GTGCTACTTATATTTAGCATAGTATTTGGTTTAAACTGTATTTACGCCATCAATGAAACGCAAATAGAAAATACAACAAATTTAACCATAGAAAAAACCACAGCCGAGCTAAACGATTCATCAACAAACAGTAACCACACTATAAATTCAACGTCAACAAGTGAAAATACAACAAACAGCTCTAATTCAACAGAAACATCAGATACAGCAGCAGGTGAGGATTCATATACCAATGTCCAAGGTATATGGCTCAGTACCAGTGATGTAGGCAATGTAAATGTAACTGCCTTGGTAAACGCCAATGTTACAGATATATTTGTTAAAGCAAACTTAATTTCAAATCCAACCTATCAGAACATATTAACAACGGTTATACAAAAGTTTACAGGTACCGGAATACGAATCCATGCATGGATTACATGTTTTAAGGATACTAATGGTAATTGGATTAATCCAGCAAATGAAACCCAACGTACATTTTTACTTAGTAAAATTACTGACATTGTAAGCAATTACAACATCGATGGGATCCAGCTTGATTATGTGAGATATCCTGGAACAGCCTACAAACATGACGGAACAGCAGTAATAACATCTTTCGTTAAAGATGTTTACAACACTGTAAAAGGAATAAAAGCTAAAGTAGCCATTTCAGCGGCTGTAATGCCTGAACGTAGCCAGAATGGATATTATTACGGGCAGGATTACGCTAAACTTGCACCTTACCTTGATTTCATTGTTCCAATGATTTACAAAGGAAATTACAAGCAGGATACAGAATGGATTGGTTCAACTGCAAAATGGATAGCTCAAAACTTTGGTGGAAAACCTGTTTTAGCAGGAATTCAGACATACGAATCAGACAACGATATAACAAAGTTACCCGCAGATGAATTACAAAATGACATAAATTCAGCAATTGAAAACGGTGCATCTGGATATGTATTATTCAGATATGGTTTAATAGACAGTGCGTTCTTTACTTCACAAAATGGAACAGCATTCACTATAGATCAAATGCTCACAGCTGCATCATGGGTTAAAAACTATGTGGACACAAACAGAAAACTACCAGATTATGTGACAATTAACGGTGTTAATGTTGGTATGCCTTCATTCCTAAAATTATTAACAACAGCAACTTTAAACATACAAAACAATGATCTAAACTCAGTACTATACTTATACAATTGCATTAAAGGAGCAATGCCAAGAGACGACCTAAACAGTGGGAATATGTCACAGGCAGAGTATTTGAAACTTGCAGGCATGATCAAGTCATTTATGGACAAGAATGGAGTTGCACCAGAATTCTATGAAAACGGTAGTCTAGGACGATTCCTTGGTTACGAGAACATGATCTACATGTACTCAAGCATTTTATCCAGCTACAAAACCAATAACACACTACCAAACGGTATACCTGTAAAACCCTGGAAAATAGTAACATCAGTAAATTTCACGCTCAACGACGTTCTAACAGCTGCATCATGGGTTAAAAACTATGTGGACACAAACAGAAAACTACCAGATTATGTGACAATTAACGGTGTTAATGTTGGTATGCCTTCATTCCTAAAATTATTAACAACAGCAACTTTAAACATACAAAACAATGATCTAAACTCAGTACTATACTTATACAATTGCATTAAAGGAGCAATGCCAAGAGACGACCTAAACAGTGGGAATATGTCACAGGCAGAGTATTTGAAACTTGCAGGCATGATCAAGTCATTTATGGACAAGAATGGAGTTGCACCAGAATTCTATGAAAACGGTAGTCTAGGACGATTCCTTGGTTACGAGAACATGATCTACATGTACTCAAGCATTTTATCCAGCTACAAAACCAATAACACACTACCAAACGGTATACCTGTAAAACCCTGGAAAATAGTAACATCAGTAAATTTCACGCTCAACGACGTTCTAACAGCTGCATCATGGGTTAAAAACTATGTGGACACAAACAGAAAACTACCAGATTATGTGACAATTAACGGTGTTAATGTTGGTATGCCTTCATTCCTAAAATTATTAACAACAGCAACTTTAAACATACAAAACAATGATCTAAACTCAGTACTATACTTATACAATTGCATTAAAGGAGCAATGCCAAGAGACGACCTAAACAGTGGGAATATGTCACAGGCAGAGTATTTGAAACTTGCAGGCATGATCAAGTCATTTATGGACAAGAATGGAGTTGCACCAGAATTCTATGAAAACGGTAGTCTAGGACGATTCCTTGGTTACGAGAACATGATCTACATGTACTCAAGCATTTTATCCAGCTACAAAACCAATAACACACTACCAAACGGTATACCTGTAAAACCCTGGAAAATAGTAACATCAGTAAATTTCACGCTCAACGACGTTCTAACAGCTGCATCATGGGTTAAAAACTATGTGGACACAAACAGAAAACTACCAGATTATGTGACAATTAACGGTGTTAATGTTGGTATGCCTTCATTCCTAAAATTATTAACAACAGCAACTTTAAACATACAAAACAATGATCTAAACTCAGTACTATACTTATACAATTGCATTAAAGGAGCAATGCCAAGAGACGACCTAAACAGTGGGAATATGTCACAGGCAGAGTATTTGAAACTTGCAGGCATGATCAAGTCATTTATGGACAAGAATGGAGTTGCACCAGAATTCTATGAAAACGGTAGTCTAGGACGATTCCTTGGTTACGAGAACATGATCTACATGTACTCAAAGGTATTAGATTATTATAGTCAGAATAACACTTTACCAAGTTCTGTGAAGCTGGACAAATGGATTTACACGTTATTTGACGTGCCCAATGATCTAATCGCCTACACCCAACCATCAAATAACTGTCAGTCAGATAATCCTGCAATCATAGCTCTTGCAAATTCATTAATTGCAAATGCTAATTCAGCCCGGAATGCTGCAGAGAATATTTTTAACTGGGTAAGGGATAAGATAAGCTATTCCTTCTACGCTAACACCAAAAGAGGTGCAGTAAGAACCTTAAATGATAGAACAGGGAACTGTGTAGACCAAACCCATCTTTTAATTGCTCTTTCAAGAGCTGCAGGCATTCCTGCAAAATATATGCACGGGACCTGTACATTTTTTACAAGCGGTAACACCTACGGACATGTGTGGGCTGAAGTTTGGGTAAACGGTCGATGGTACAGTGTAGATACTACAAGTTCCAGAAACACGTTTGGCGTAATAAAAAACTGGAATACAAAAACAGTCGTTATGAAAGGAAAAGGTGAACATGTCTCTTTGCCTTTCTAA